The following are encoded together in the Lactuca sativa cultivar Salinas chromosome 1, Lsat_Salinas_v11, whole genome shotgun sequence genome:
- the LOC111876196 gene encoding uncharacterized protein LOC111876196 isoform X3, which translates to MRGFGGRFYWGKRRGGEEERRRGIVVVFAWMSSEEKNLKKHVHLYSSLGWDSLVCHSQFLNMFFPDKAIPLALDLLNELIKELKERPCPVVFASFSGGPLTCMYKVLQIIDSKCDTHGNLEDYQVIRNCISGHMYDSCPIDFVKDLATRFVLHPSVLKVSHPPIILTWIANGILSGLDALCPERWESQRAEYWHTLYSTIGIGAPYLILCSENDDIAPYQTISNFAQQLQSLGGDVNFVKWSSSAHVTIDIIRKSTRML; encoded by the exons ATGCGGGGATTTGGGGGAAGATTCTACTGGGGGAAGCGAAGAGGAGGAgaggaagaaagaagaagaggaatagTGGTTGTATTCGCATGGATGTCAAGTGAAGAGAAGAATTTGAAGAAACATGTTCATCTTTACTCCTCTCTTGGTTGGGATTCCCTTGTATGCCATTCCCAATTTCTTAATAT GTTCTTCCCTGATAAGGCTATTCCTTTGGCATTGGACCTTCTAAATGAGCTTATTAAG GAGCTAAAAGAAAGGCCATGCCCGGTTGTCTTTGCGTCTTTCTCTGGTGGCCCCCTAACTTGTATGTACAAAGTTTTGCAG ATAATCGACTCAAAGTGTGATACTCATGGAAATCTG GAGGATTATCAAGTCATTAGAAATTGTATTTCCGGACATATGTATGATTCATGTCCTATCGATTTCGTAAAAGATTTGGCCACCCGATTTGTTCTTCACCCAAGCGTTCTTAAAGTCTCACATCCTCCTATAATATTAACATGGATTGCAAATGGTATCTTATCTGGCCTAGATGCTTTGTGCCCTGAGAGATGGGAATCCCAACGTGCAGAATATTGGCACACTTTGTATTCAACTATA GGAATTGGAGCACCATATCTAATACTTTGCTCAGAAAACGACGATATTGCTCCTTACCAAACCATCTCCAACTTTGCTCAGCAATTACAAAGCCTTGGTGGCGATGTCAATTTTGTAAAATGGAGTAGCTCCGCTCAT GTCACTATCGATATCATTCGGAAGAGTACAAGGATGCTGTAA
- the LOC111876196 gene encoding uncharacterized protein LOC111876196 isoform X1 gives MRGFGGRFYWGKRRGGEEERRRGIVVVFAWMSSEEKNLKKHVHLYSSLGWDSLVCHSQFLNMFFPDKAIPLALDLLNELIKELKERPCPVVFASFSGGPLTCMYKVLQIIDSKCDTHGNLEDYQVIRNCISGHMYDSCPIDFVKDLATRFVLHPSVLKVSHPPIILTWIANGILSGLDALCPERWESQRAEYWHTLYSTIGIGAPYLILCSENDDIAPYQTISNFAQQLQSLGGDVNFVKWSSSAHVGHYRYHSEEYKDAVTELLTKAVSIYSQKTEHGNGSGPSNGSTSSEMLHHLEEPVSLGMRHSHSNPIQCIQRSRL, from the exons ATGCGGGGATTTGGGGGAAGATTCTACTGGGGGAAGCGAAGAGGAGGAgaggaagaaagaagaagaggaatagTGGTTGTATTCGCATGGATGTCAAGTGAAGAGAAGAATTTGAAGAAACATGTTCATCTTTACTCCTCTCTTGGTTGGGATTCCCTTGTATGCCATTCCCAATTTCTTAATAT GTTCTTCCCTGATAAGGCTATTCCTTTGGCATTGGACCTTCTAAATGAGCTTATTAAG GAGCTAAAAGAAAGGCCATGCCCGGTTGTCTTTGCGTCTTTCTCTGGTGGCCCCCTAACTTGTATGTACAAAGTTTTGCAG ATAATCGACTCAAAGTGTGATACTCATGGAAATCTG GAGGATTATCAAGTCATTAGAAATTGTATTTCCGGACATATGTATGATTCATGTCCTATCGATTTCGTAAAAGATTTGGCCACCCGATTTGTTCTTCACCCAAGCGTTCTTAAAGTCTCACATCCTCCTATAATATTAACATGGATTGCAAATGGTATCTTATCTGGCCTAGATGCTTTGTGCCCTGAGAGATGGGAATCCCAACGTGCAGAATATTGGCACACTTTGTATTCAACTATA GGAATTGGAGCACCATATCTAATACTTTGCTCAGAAAACGACGATATTGCTCCTTACCAAACCATCTCCAACTTTGCTCAGCAATTACAAAGCCTTGGTGGCGATGTCAATTTTGTAAAATGGAGTAGCTCCGCTCATGTAG GTCACTATCGATATCATTCGGAAGAGTACAAGGATGCTGTAACCGAGCTCCTAACAAAAGCTGTATCTATTTACTCACAAAAAACTGAACATGGTAATGGTAGTGGGCCCTCCAATGGTTCCACCTCCTCAGAAATGCTACACCATTTAGAGGAACCGGTATCTTTAGGCATGAGACATTCACACTCCAATCCTATACAATGCATCCAGAGATCGAGACTGTGA
- the LOC111876196 gene encoding uncharacterized protein LOC111876196 isoform X2 translates to MRGFGGRFYWGKRRGGEEERRRGIVVVFAWMSSEEKNLKKHVHLYSSLGWDSLVCHSQFLNMFFPDKAIPLALDLLNELIKELKERPCPVVFASFSGGPLTCMYKVLQEDYQVIRNCISGHMYDSCPIDFVKDLATRFVLHPSVLKVSHPPIILTWIANGILSGLDALCPERWESQRAEYWHTLYSTIGIGAPYLILCSENDDIAPYQTISNFAQQLQSLGGDVNFVKWSSSAHVGHYRYHSEEYKDAVTELLTKAVSIYSQKTEHGNGSGPSNGSTSSEMLHHLEEPVSLGMRHSHSNPIQCIQRSRL, encoded by the exons ATGCGGGGATTTGGGGGAAGATTCTACTGGGGGAAGCGAAGAGGAGGAgaggaagaaagaagaagaggaatagTGGTTGTATTCGCATGGATGTCAAGTGAAGAGAAGAATTTGAAGAAACATGTTCATCTTTACTCCTCTCTTGGTTGGGATTCCCTTGTATGCCATTCCCAATTTCTTAATAT GTTCTTCCCTGATAAGGCTATTCCTTTGGCATTGGACCTTCTAAATGAGCTTATTAAG GAGCTAAAAGAAAGGCCATGCCCGGTTGTCTTTGCGTCTTTCTCTGGTGGCCCCCTAACTTGTATGTACAAAGTTTTGCAG GAGGATTATCAAGTCATTAGAAATTGTATTTCCGGACATATGTATGATTCATGTCCTATCGATTTCGTAAAAGATTTGGCCACCCGATTTGTTCTTCACCCAAGCGTTCTTAAAGTCTCACATCCTCCTATAATATTAACATGGATTGCAAATGGTATCTTATCTGGCCTAGATGCTTTGTGCCCTGAGAGATGGGAATCCCAACGTGCAGAATATTGGCACACTTTGTATTCAACTATA GGAATTGGAGCACCATATCTAATACTTTGCTCAGAAAACGACGATATTGCTCCTTACCAAACCATCTCCAACTTTGCTCAGCAATTACAAAGCCTTGGTGGCGATGTCAATTTTGTAAAATGGAGTAGCTCCGCTCATGTAG GTCACTATCGATATCATTCGGAAGAGTACAAGGATGCTGTAACCGAGCTCCTAACAAAAGCTGTATCTATTTACTCACAAAAAACTGAACATGGTAATGGTAGTGGGCCCTCCAATGGTTCCACCTCCTCAGAAATGCTACACCATTTAGAGGAACCGGTATCTTTAGGCATGAGACATTCACACTCCAATCCTATACAATGCATCCAGAGATCGAGACTGTGA